The Penaeus vannamei isolate JL-2024 chromosome 4, ASM4276789v1, whole genome shotgun sequence genome segment ATATCTATCAAATAATGTTTCTTTTtcgtatattttatcattatttttcatgttcCTCGAATCTAAGGCTTTTGTTGCCAGATTCGCTACCCGGCCGAACATTTTTATCGGAAAAAACACCGCTGGTCTGACCGAGGCCAATATCGGActgcgagagagaaacaaatgcgCATCGCTCGGATCCGCTTCGTCGTCTTAGACTCCGAGTCTGCAACCGCCTCGGGAGAACATGCTTTTTGTGGATTTGCCGACCTTGTGTGCGCCATCTATAAAAGTTCATAGGTAAACAAATCAGACAAATTCTCTATCTATACGTTCACTTATTTGTGAAGTAAGGTGAGATTCTGGGGAAAATGTATgtgaaaaatcatggaaaaaccTCTAGCCCAGTGCTAATGCGTTGCCATCGCGGCCAAGTACTGGTAAACTGCCATGGACCCACGAAAAGCGGAGCAGTTGTCTGCGAGGCGAGTTTCAGTGAACTAATTCCGTGTAGCCAGCGGGGCAATTAGGCTAGGTCTGTGAATCCCTAAAATTCAATATGGCATCCAATATGAGTGATCATAGCAATCAAAGAATGGATAAATCACGTACTACTAACAATGTGATAAACCTCACCACCAGTGAAACGTTGAGGCTCGATGGAGACCGGACAAACTTGCACCTGCAGGCTGGGGGTGGTGGTGTACCCCAGGGTTCCAAAGAAGAAAAACTCATCATTTCAAATTACCAGTATCATTTCCCCGGTTTaaagtaatgatggtggtgaagatatTCTGATAACAGAAGATATTTCTGACATCATGGATAGCTCTAAGGGTCCTGACTTGGACCAGGAGGCCCACCCTTCCCCTGAAGATTACTCAAAGTCTGAGGAAGTGTTCTTCGGGCCGGCACCAGTGATTCCTCGACTCCCAGTACGGCATTACTGCGTTGGTACAGCAGACGGGTTCTGGGGGTGTAATGACGGCCAGGTTACCTCAGGGAGTCACTGTCAATGCCCGGAAGGTGGCATTGCTTTAGAAAAAAGGCTGATGGTGAATCGGATGATGTCGACCATTGGCAAAATaggttttaaaaatttttaaaatagatTCCCAATGAACCTTTTAAACGTGGAAGATGGATCTGTTTGGATTTCATGGACTCTCCTGCAGTAAGTGCAGCTAATAGTCAAAAGAAAGATGATTCTAATGTGGTTGTTAATAGTGTTGGCCAGAAGGAGCCAGATGTTGGGGATAATCAGCCACAGACGGTTGTTCAGTTAACTGTACCACTGCAACAACAGACCCATACAGGACAAGCTCAGTCTCACTCTGTGCCTGCTCAGTTCAGGTACCTCATTCTTCCCAGGCATCCCCGCCTATGGTACCATCACAACCAGCTCAGAGCAGCGGGGTTCCCATGCAGTCTACACAACATATCTCTGGTTCAGCTGCCCCTCAGGGCCAAAGTACCAATATACACCGCAAAGTGCCCAAATGCAAGGACAGTTGCAGCCGCCCATGTCCCAGGGTTACCAGACTACAAGCCAGACTCCTCAGGGTCagttcatccctctccttctgctcagACACCCCCACAAGCCCAGACTACATTGCAACAGCCCCAGATGCAACAGTCAAGCCTCCCACCACAAACCTTACAGCAGTCTACATCCCAGCCTAATGTACAGCCTACCATGCAAGCTCCCCAAAACATCCCTTCAGCCTGGGCTGTATCTCAGGCAACTATGCAACAGGGCATGGTGCCTGGGAGCTCTCATGCTCAGCAACCGCAGCACCAGCCTGTGCAACCACAGTCCAGTATGCCACAACCCTCCATGAACACTCAGAGTATTCCACAGCAAGGGATTCCAGGCCAAAAATGTCACCATTCCACAAGTGTTCCTCAGACAACTGTGATGGGTCAGCCAGGTATCCCAACACAATCCCTTCAGCCAACTGTAATCAGTAGCCTCCCAACACAGGGTGTCAGTATGGGCCAGCCTGTTGTGACTCACCCGGGTTCCTCCACAGCCTGTGATGAGCCAGCCTCAACCCGGGGGGTGGCAAACAAACCCATCCACCACAGAGTGTGCCTCCACAAACATTAGGTCAGTCTGCAGTGGTCCAAAGTGGGCCATCGCCACAGCAAATCAGCCAGGGTATAACCGAAAACTATCCCTGGGGCGCAACAGATAAAAGGTGCCTAGTTCACAGCAGATGCCTACAACACAAATGAGCAGTAATATAGGTCAAGCAGGAATTATTAATCAAGCAACAATGGGAACACCTCAGCAAATAGCAGCAGGAGCTCCTCAACCAAGTGCCCAAACCTCACAGGCCCCACCAGTTAGCCATGGCTCTCACCCAGGCACAGGTGCTGCCCACACCTGCCACTACCCCAGCTCAACCCCAGTCTCATCTCAGTATGGGGGCTTCTGGTGTGAAACCAACATCTGTGGACCAGCCACCTCACAACAGCAGCCCCAGCCACCTACAAATTTAGATGGCATTCCTGCAGTTCAACCCACTGATGATGCCTCCAATGCTACGCCTCCAGCCCCTGGACAACCAGATGACTCAGAAAGGTAAGAATGTGGTAATGCTATTCTTGAAACATGCAGCGATCTGAGATGGGAAATCTAAAACCTCAATGTAAAACCCATTGTGATTCAAGTGTCTGCTATCTTCTGAGTGAATGGTGCTCTGGCAAGGCCAAAAAACTCCACCACTATATTCATTCAAGATAGAGCTTGTAGTCCTCCAGGCTGTCTATTATGAAATAGATGATATGTCAAACATTCTTCCAGAATTTATGTAGAGAAAGTTTATTGTAATCAGTTGTCTTAGTTTTAGCATGAAAGTCACAAAAGGGCCCTGCATTCATATGAGTTACTGTGGGTGTCTCAGtagtattagtaaaaaaaaaaaaaaaaaaaggatagtcataaatattttttaaaatatgatgCTGGTCATATATTGTTATGTTGAGATCTTCTTTTCCCAAACTTGTTACTTTCAGACTTTGAGGAAAattgttatctttacttttaATAGTTTGACATATCTTTGTGTCTGGTGAATTTTAGCATCAGTGTTAGGTAATTTTAGTGTTCAAGTGATATCTAAAACTCCTCAGAATCATTATGAAAAAAACTTTCATTCTAGATTAGAATTTAATGGATTTTTTAAATACCTACATAATGTAAGAAAAGTGATTTCACTTTAATCTAGATTTCTATTAATAGCAAAGTGGCttggagaaaatagaataagatattgtggtataataggaaaaataatgtAATGGTTAAAAAAGAATGTTTAAAATGACACAAAGAAGCATAGATAAGAAAGTAGTTTGCACAAAGTATAGGTGAGTCCAATTTATGGTGGAATTTCTGTGCTACTGAGCTTTCAGGCCTCCCTGGCAATGTACTATCATCTAAGTAACCTGGCAAGCTGTTTCTTGATAGAAAATATATGGCTGAGGTTTATAGGGATTTTACCAGAATGCAAAGATGGAAACCACAGCATCACTTTATATATTCCTATTATCAATAAGGTTATCTCAGTTAAACTTTAGAAGTGTCTATTAATGTTTACGGAAATTTAGAAGGAAAGTGGAATCAGATTTTCTTATGGCAACTTTTCAATTCTTCttaataaagatattaagaaGAATTGAAAAGTTACTtaattacaaaagaaagaaagaataaggggtGACTGCAGTATGTATACTTATGAGCTGTAAAGATATCCCTATATACAGGGATTGGAAAATATATGATTGAGTCAAAAATAAAGTATTGAATAGTCTGCATTGAAATGAGTAGGCAAATGTATACTTGTGCAATGACAAGTTCTCTTGCCACCATTGATAATTTTGCTGGTAGAACTTGCAGTACTATAACCCTTACTACTACTTTTGTCCTCACCACCTCAAggcctgctactactactattgacacCACCTCCACAGCTATACTTCTAATACAactgctactgttgctgctgcaatttccattacttttactactatcaccaaaaaaaaatgttttatatccTCTCCTCATAGTATCCTCCACCATTTATAACTGAACCTAAAACATGAAGGCTGATTGCATTCCACCTTTTTCTGCTTTCACTTATGGAGTTACTTTTAAATACATCTCTCACTGACCAGTAGTTCATGGACTATTTCACAGAGAGAGGTTGGAAATCTTACTGATACAACTTCTACGGGAGAGCAAATTGAAATAGAAAATTAGGGAAAACCTTCTGATTACTATTCATAATGCATTTGCTGTTACTATTGCTGTGCCCCCCActgtcactgttgttattttgACTGGTACAAATGCAATATCACTGTTATAACCACTGCTACATTGGCACATTTATTACTACTTTAATCAAtccacaataaaagaaaaaaacaattttcaCACTATGTCAGTTTAACCAAACTACTTcaccatttatatttttttttattcttgttagtattttctttttatcccttttttgttATTACATAGATAAAATAGCCTTATTTATGATAAGATGAATTGATTGATTATCTTTGGTTTTAgtgcattgttattataaatttttttattattagtttgttgttgttgttatcctcattatcattttcattatctgatATGGGAGtgctgatattttttttaataatgttgTTGTCAGTAGTTGTGATAGACTAGTATTGTTCCAGTTGTGGttaatatgattttcatgatggttatcatcatcataatcattattattgttattgttattattattataattattattattattgttattgttattattattattattattattattattattattattattattattattattattattattattattattataattattgttatgatgacgatgatgatgatgagtattattattattactatttttgttattatttttattggtattattattattattattattattattattattattattattattattattattattattattattattattataaacattatcatcatcatcatcatcattattattatcatcattatcattatcattatcatcattgtcattattattactatactactgctactactacaataactactattgtttttattaaatttttaaaatgttgttgatgttattgtaatgataataataataatgataattgatacatcattagttttattgttaattgttattttttattattatttttcccatcatcatcatcatcatattattatgattgtttttttattattgtcattgatattttttattttattttattatttttatcattattaatataattttattatatatttttattttattactattattattgttattggtattgttgttgttattgttattgtaattattattgttatcataattattattgttatgataattttattattattattattattattattattattattattattattatcatcaattttattatttttttcccgtgATAGTTATTTGGTgtcgatgtttttgttattattgggtttattgttattgtcattgttattttttttttttattgttgtaattacattagatatcattactgtcaatgaatattatcattttggccattattattgttattgatattttattgtttcttcatattattttctaatcatcattttattgttttgttattttattgatattattttttcggtactttactattgctgttattaataattattattattatctttacctttattttcattatcattgttgttttttgctaAAATTATTGTCTtcactttattgtttttattgttatttttattattattattttgttaatattgtaattattgttatttttttgttattattttattttttttaaaaaccctattgaaattttttaaatcatttttattattactgttattaattttgttattgctgttgttattatttttaaatttttttattgctattgttattgttattattattattattattattattattattactattattattattattattattattactattattgttgttgttattttattattactattaaccccAAGCTGTGGGCTCGTCGTAAATGCCTTTtccccattgtgtgtgttgaatttagtaattttttttacatatagatcTCCACAGGTACTGTCACCAATTCAGTTCGGAACtatgtctccccttttccccttttccttgatttttgataattttttttaatatataatactgCTGTTATAATGTCAGTaacaaatagtaattataatgtttaaaaaaaacaCGTTCAATAAttgatagcattagaaaaaaaaaaacttttcccgctttttcaaggaaaagtgaggtcgcaagatctactGATTGACTTCTTTGGCAaacattggcagagccatctatgtgcagaaaaaTTTAAAAGCATTCCCAAAGGGAAcacaccttttttccccttcaaaTGGGTTAACCACATTTTGACTGGGAAAACCCCTGTGTGTTTTTAATTCagaaattgtttttacatatagaatGTAAAAGAAAGGTCACCAATAACCTTTACAAAAGTACcttctcacctgtttacccttttttttGGGATTTTGGTATTATTTTATAGCATTTAATGTGTTGTTATTATgccagtaacaatatagtaattataatgattaaaaaaaaataactataatattgataaacatCTTCCTGCTGtttaaagggaaaggggtgaaatgACAAGACAATTGGTTGATTTTAGGGAAAACCTacatgtgcagaaacatttaacaaaacaatactgaAGTGAACACATTTTCCCCTGGATTGATtatttttctactactactgtttatattgtgtatttttagtattttattttatctatattatcattattagtagtatttttttgtatttattaattattattaattattagtagtagcattagttattaattattattaattattattaattattattaatgtttattattatattattattactactaatattataaatactactgttattattatcactattattgttcttcttgtaattgttattattattgttgttgttgttattatattattattattattattattgtttttttttatttttattatttttttttgttattatcatcattattattaatctaatattacaatcattgtcattgttattattgttgtttttatttttactgttttaatGTTATTggttattgtcttttgttttttttattactaatattatgatgaagatattatcattattattaattttattagtatctgtatttattattattattgattttactaatattatcattactgctattttattcttcttttattatattattatcattattatctcgtatcattattattatcattcaactttaaaatttttagatt includes the following:
- the LOC113811710 gene encoding LOW QUALITY PROTEIN: TSC22 domain family protein 1 (The sequence of the model RefSeq protein was modified relative to this genomic sequence to represent the inferred CDS: inserted 7 bases in 5 codons; deleted 2 bases in 1 codon; substituted 3 bases at 3 genomic stop codons): MASNMSDHSNQRMDKSRTTNNVINLTTSETLRLDGDRTNLHLQAGGGGVPQXVPKKKNSSFQITSIISPVXSNDGGEDILITEDISDIMDSSKGPDLDQEAHPSPEDYSKSEEVFFGPAPVIPXDSQYGITALVQQTGSGGVMTARLPQGVTVNAXEGGIALKKADGESDDVDHWQNRFXKFLKXIPNEPFKRGRWICLDFMDSPAVSAANSQKKDDSNVVVNSVGQKEPDVGDNQPQTVVQLTVPLQQQTHTGQAQSHSVPAQFRYLILPRHPRLWYHHNQLRAAGFPCSLHNISLVQLPLRAKQGQLQPPMSQGYQTTSQTPQXSVHPSPSAQTPPQAQTTLQQPQMQQSSLPPQTLQQSTSQPNVQPTMQAPQNIPSAWAVSQATMQQGMVPGSSHAQQPQHQPVQPQSSMPQPSMNTQSIPQQGIPGQKCHHSTSVPQTTVMGQPGIPTQSLQPTVISSLPTQGVSMGQPVVTHPGSSTACDEPASTRGVANKPIHHRVPHQLAMALTQAQVLPTPATTPAQPQSHLSMGASGVKPTSVDQXTSQQQPQPPTNLDGIPAVQPTDDASNATPPAPGQPDDSESASTASTVAIDNKIEQAMDLVKSHLMFAVREEVEVLKEKITELMERINQLEYENTVLRQYATQEALQQIQQPHHNSNT